The window TGTGTTGTTTTTCTGTGACTTCTATTTTTTCTTTTTTTAATGTTAGTTTACCGAAGTCGGTTAACGTTCTAACATAATATTCCATCAGTTTGTTGATATGGAGTCGATCGAGCAGTTGTCCTTTTTTATTGTATAAAAAGCAAATGTTATTTCTATACTTGAACGTCGCAACATCAGTCCAAGCATAATTTGGAATCGTTACTTTCATTTCAGCATTTTGATTTTCTTCCTGATGATGCAAAATCATTTTTTTCCTTTCTAGTTGTTCGTGAAGATGTTTCTGTTCGAGTCGTAATAAGTCAAGATCAACACCGATATTTTTTAATTCAACTAGATATTCGGTTTCCAAACGTGTTTTTAACTCATGAATAAAATACAGTCCGGTATCCTCTTCAAGATCCATACAGAGAATTCGAATAATTGATTCTATTGATTCACCGATTTTGTTTGGGGGGATTTTTTCAATAATCGGATTAATTTCGATTGCCCCTTCAAGTGCTCCTTCATGATACGTAATATTGTGAATAGTTATATTATGGAGAAAATCATATTTTTCTTTCAGTGAGAGTACAATGGCTTCCATAAAGGCACATGCGATTGTCTCTGATGATCGTCTGCCGGCTATGGTAATGAGCAATAATAATATTTTTCTCAGAATTTGAGAGTTGGTAATTTTTTTCATGGTGAGATATGAATCAATACTCCTTAAGTTATACTCTCTATTTTCATATATTAATTAATTTCGTGTTATTTTTGCACTATGTCAAAATAGCAGCATTCTGATACCAAACAATTAAAAAAAATAATTTCCTTAAAATAAAAAAGAAGTGTGAGAATAACTCACTCCTCCTTTGTAAGCTAGAAAACTAGGTTTTTCTCTATGCACGTTCCAAGATAAACTGTAATTGTTCATTTTCGCTCAGACGTACTGTGATATTTCTGCCCTGTACTTTAAAACCAGGTTTACTAATCTCAATATAGTACGTTCCTGCAGGTACTCGCATTCGAAAATCTCCTCGATTTATAAGAGGTATCCTTCCGGTCTGAGCAGTTTTGGTATATGAACCATTCGTAATCGTTATATTAGCACCTGCTGCTCCAATTTTTCCGTATGGACCAAGAACAGTACCAGTAAGTAGCCCGCATTGATTATTTGGATTGAGATTAAAAATGATAACTGGATGTGTGACTACCTGAATATTACCTGCATTATCTTCTGCTTCAACTTTAATCATATGACTGAACATTGTTTTTTCATTCCATGTCCAAAGATACGGCGTTGAATTTACTATTTTTTTCAGCTGTCCATCAATATAAAAACGAACTTCCTTTATCCCGGTTTCTGCATCGGTCGCTTGGACAATAATGTCGATCCCACCGATAATGACAGTGAGATGTACAGATATCATCTTCATGAGTCTTGAACGGAAATAGACGCCTGTAACTGGAGTGAGGATCGAAATTCTAGGGGGTGTTGAATCTTCTTGCTCAGTTATTGTTGCAGTGGTCGTATTTTGTGCAGTAGTATTACTGTTATCTTTAACCTGGACAGTTATCGTATATACTCCAGGGGTATGGTAGATATGGCTGGTTGGATTTTGATATGCTGGTGCCGTGGTATCACCAAACGTCCATGTCCAATTGATTGGTGAAATTCCTCCTGAAACTGAACCATTGATAAGTACTGGTACTCCGACCACGCCAAAATAAGGTCCGTTTGCGCTAACCGTTAATGGATCATCTGTTTTTTCATCTCCTAAATCAATAATGTTTGGTACTAATTCTTGATTATTTTCTGAGGTATATGCAAATGCAATTGTACTATTGAAAAAAATCCATACAATAATGAACATAGGTATGGTTTTTGATATAGGACCCTTCTTCATAGGCATCACACACTACGCTTAGGTATTCACGTTTCTTTTTATCGCTATTTATATCTTGTTTTACAGGTAGTACCAAAAATCTTTTTTACAAGGATAGATAATAGTTTCGATGTCCTCACCAGACACATTAAATATATTTTTTAAATTTCATGGTACTATGGTACAAAGCCTTCCTCATAAAAAGCATCATTGTTCAATAATTACCGCTTCAGAAATAGCGCAATATGCATATTGTCCAATGGCATGGTATCTGAAAAAATGCGGTTATAAACCAACGTCAGTTTCTCTTGAACAAGGAAAAAAAATTCACGCATCGTTAGAGGATACGATCTTTACTGTTCGAGAATCGATGCAGCTGATATATCGATATATACTACTTGGGATAATCTTTCTAGGAATCTGTTGTAGTATTTTTCTCATGACGTGGTAGTATGCATTTTGGTGTATTATTTAGCTTTTTTTTCTTTTTCGTTGCCTGTATCATCCTTCTCAAAGCATTGATGTGCTTTCTCAAGAATCGGAAATTACAACAGGAAAATAATATTCCGAAAGGAACAATTTTTTACTCTGATTTGAACAACTGTGGAAAACCATTGTTCTCTAAAAAGTATAATATTACTGGTAAACCTGATTGCATTGTAAAAACAAGGCATCATCTTATACCTGTTGAGTTTAAGTTAGGTATCCATCAGAGACCATTATATGCACATAGTCTTCAGCTTGCGGCATATTGTCATCTCATCGAAGAAACATATCATCGTTTTGTTCCATACGGTATGCTCATCTATCAAAATCAACGATTTACTATCCCATTCGATCCAAAACTTCGATATGAACTTGATCAGGTACTTCAGAAGATCAGGACATCAGAAACAACTGGTGATCTGCATCGTAATCACCACGATATCACGAGATGTAAGAACTGTTCTTTGAGAATATATTGTTCTGAAAAACTCATCTAGTAATGAACGCTGTCAAAGTTGAAAATATAAAAAATCTTTTAAATAAATAAACAATATATAGTTGTAGATTAATTTAAGTATCTGTTGGGGGATTGAAGTGAGTTCACGTGAGGATGAGTTAACCTTTGAAGATGGCGTTCTATTCTGCAAACATATCTTTCAATGTGCTATTCATAAAACATTAAATGGTCTGCCGGAGCAGTGGGATATCTTTTTTAAGACCCAGGAAAAATTACAAAAATTTGACATACCCCAGAAAAATGAACGTCTCCATGAAATCTTATTTAAACTCGAAATGGAAGATGTTTACGCAAAAATGTAGCATAACCTTTTAATAAAACGTATTCTTCTGGTTTTTTGCACTATGCGAATAGCAGTCTTATTAAAAGATAGATGTAAATCAAAGAATTGTGCGATGGAATGTATCAAATTTTGTCCGAGAGTACGCGCTGGAGATGAAACTGTAGTTCTCGGTGAAGATGGTAAGGCAGTAATCTCTGAAGAGCTCTGTGTAGGATGTGGGATCTGCGTTCATAAATGTCCTTTTGAAGCGATAAAAATTATTGGACTTGCTGAGGAATTAAAAACAGATTTGATTCATCAGTTTGGAAAAAATGGATTTCGATTATATCGG is drawn from Candidatus Thermoplasmatota archaeon and contains these coding sequences:
- a CDS encoding PKD domain-containing protein, producing MKKGPISKTIPMFIIVWIFFNSTIAFAYTSENNQELVPNIIDLGDEKTDDPLTVSANGPYFGVVGVPVLINGSVSGGISPINWTWTFGDTTAPAYQNPTSHIYHTPGVYTITVQVKDNSNTTAQNTTTATITEQEDSTPPRISILTPVTGVYFRSRLMKMISVHLTVIIGGIDIIVQATDAETGIKEVRFYIDGQLKKIVNSTPYLWTWNEKTMFSHMIKVEAEDNAGNIQVVTHPVIIFNLNPNNQCGLLTGTVLGPYGKIGAAGANITITNGSYTKTAQTGRIPLINRGDFRMRVPAGTYYIEISKPGFKVQGRNITVRLSENEQLQFILERA
- the cas4 gene encoding CRISPR-associated protein Cas4, with the protein product MHFGVLFSFFFFFVACIILLKALMCFLKNRKLQQENNIPKGTIFYSDLNNCGKPLFSKKYNITGKPDCIVKTRHHLIPVEFKLGIHQRPLYAHSLQLAAYCHLIEETYHRFVPYGMLIYQNQRFTIPFDPKLRYELDQVLQKIRTSETTGDLHRNHHDITRCKNCSLRIYCSEKLI